A window of Callospermophilus lateralis isolate mCalLat2 chromosome 13, mCalLat2.hap1, whole genome shotgun sequence contains these coding sequences:
- the B3galt2 gene encoding beta-1,3-galactosyltransferase 2: protein MLQWRRRHCCFAKMTWTAKRSLFRTHLIGVLSLVFLFAMFLFFNHHDWLPGKAGFKENPVTYTFRGFRSTKSETNHSSLRNIWKDTVPQTLRPQTATNSNNTDLSPQGVTGLENTLSANGSIYNLKGIGHSNSYHFKYIINEPGKCQEKSPFLILLIAAEPGQIEARRAIRQTWGNESLAPGIQITRIFLLGISIKLNGYLQRAILEESKQYHDIIQQEYLDTYYNLTIKTLMGMNWVATYCPHVPYVMKTDSDMFVNTEYLIHKLLKPDLPPRHNYFTGYLMRGYAPNRNKDSKWYMPPDLYPSERYPVFCSGTGYVFSGDLAEKIFKVSLGIRRLHLEDVYVGICLAKLRIDPVPPPNEFVFNHWRVSYSSCKYSHLITSHQFQPSELIKYWNHLQQNKHNACANAAKEKANRYRHRKLH, encoded by the coding sequence ATGCTTCAGTGGAGAAGAAGGCATTGCTGCTTTGCAAAGATGACCTGGACCGCCAAGAGGTCTCTGTTCCGTACTCATCTTATTGGTGTACTTTCTCTAGTGTTTCTTTTTGCTATGTTTCTGTTTTTCAATCATCATGACTGGCTACCAGGTAAAGCTGGATTCAAAGAAAATCCTGTGACATACACTTTCCGAGGATTTCGTTCTACAAAGAGTGAAACAAACCACAGCTCCCTTCGGAACATCTGGAAAGACACAGTTCCTCAAACTCTGAGGCCCCAAACAGCAACTAACTCCAATAACACAGACCTGTCACCACAAGGAGTTACAGGGCTGGAGAATACACTTAGTGCCAATGGAAGTATTTACAATTTAAAAGGCATTGGACATTCAAATTCTTaccatttcaaatatattatcaATGAGCCTGGAAAATGCCAGGAGAAAAGTCCTTTTTTAATACTACTAATAGCAGCAGAACCTGGACAAATAGAAGCTAGAAGAGCTATTCGGCAAACCTGGGGCAACGAAAGTCTAGCACCTGGTATCCAAATCACACGAATTTTTTTGTTGGGCATAAGTATTAAGCTAAACGGCTACCTTCAACGTGCAATACTAGAAGAAAGCAAACAGTATCATGATATAATTCAACAGGAATACTTAGATACATACTATAATCTGACCATTAAAACACTTATGGGTATGAACTGGGTGGCAACATACTGTCCACACGTTCCATATGTTATGAAAACAGACAGTGACAtgtttgtcaacactgaatattTAATACATAAGTTACTGAAGCCAGACCTGCCTCCTAGACATAACTATTTTACTGGTTACCTAATGAGAGGATATGCACCCAATCGAAACAAAGACAGCAAGTGGTACATGCCTCCCGACCTCTACCCAAGTGAACGTTACCCTGTATTCTGTTCTGGAACTGGTTATGTTTTTTCTGGAGATCTGGCAGAAAAGATATTCAAAGTTTCTTTAGGTATTCGTCGTTTGCATTTGGAAGATGTGTACGTAGGAATCTGTCTTGCCAAGTTAAGAATTGATCCTGTGCCCCCTCCCAATGAGTTTGTATTCAATCACTGGCGAGTTTCTTATTCAAGCTGTAAATACAGTCACCTAATTACCTCTCATCAGTTCCAGCCTAGCGAACTGATAAAATACTGGAACCATTTACAACAAAATAAGCACAATGCCTGTGCCAACGCTGCAAAGGAAAAGGCAAACAGGTATCGTCACCGTAAACTACACtaa